The DNA sequence TCACTACATCCATGCCAACCCCGCGACCAGATAGGTCGGTCACCTTATCGGAGGTGCTGAAACCCGGAAGGCATACGAGTGCCAGGGCATCTTCATCGGGCATTAGGTCAGCTTCCTCTTTAGTAATTAGCCCCTTTTCAATCGCCTTTTTCTTGACAACCTTCGGGTCAATTCCCTTTCCATCATCCATTACCTCTATAACAACGCTGTTGCCCTCCTGGTAGGCCGCTATCGTGATTGAACCCCTGCGAGGCTTGCCTTTGGCTATCCTTTCCTGTGGCGGTTCTATTCCGTGATCGATGGCGTTTCGCAAAAGGTGAATCATGGGATCCCCGATCTCATCTATCAATGTCCTATCGAGCTCCGTCTCGCTTCCCTCTATAAAAAGTTCGGCCTCCTTTCCCAAGCCCTTACATAAATCTCGTACCATCCTGGGGAACCTGTCAAAGACGTAAGCAACCGGCACCATCCTCAATTTTGTAACTATTTCCTGGATTTCCGTCGAGATCCTGCCCAACTGTAACAGCGGCTCCTCAAATTCACTTAAACCTGCCTCAGCTGCCAGCCGCTCAATGCGCGCCCTTCCTATGACCAATTCTCCTACCAAATTCATCAGTTTATCCAGCCTGCCTATATCAACTCTCACGGTAGTGCTCTGTTGTTTTTTTATAGAGCTCAAAGCACCGTTCAAAGCACTCTCTTGGCTCTTCGTCTCGACCTGATCATGACCGCCTTCATCTTTGTGGTTGGCGACTTCCTCAGCACCCAGCTCCTCGGGCTCAGATTCGATAATCTCGACAGCAAAGGCATCGATATCGACAATTGATGAAATAATCTTTTCAACTTCATGTTTTGGTTCCTTAGTGGCAAGATAAACGAAAAAGCTATCATCGAAATTCTCTTTCTCGAGGTCCTCTATGGAGGGCACAGTTTTAATGATCTCACCTATCTCATCAAGACGCGTAATTACCAAGTATACCCTTGCAGACTTAAGGGCGCAATCTTCAGCCATCTTTACAAAAATCTTATAAACATCCATTCCTTGTTTTCTTGCCTTATCAAACCATCCCAATTCCAAGGAGCTTAAACTGTCAACCGCATCGGGTTCTACCTTTTTAGCGATACTCTTGCCGTCTCGATTAAAGGCCGCCTTTATACCGCTTGCAACTTCTCGTAATTTGTCGCCCAATTCCCCCTCTTTGCCGCCTTCCCTGATTTTTCCGATAGCTGCAGAAAGAAGGTCTAGACATTTGAACATTAGATCGATATCCTCTGTCTTCAATTCGTATTCATCGTTTCGAACTAGGTCCAGCATATCCTCTAAAGCATGAGTCAAAGTAGATATGCCTTCGTAACCCATCGCTGCAGCCATGCCCTTAAGGGTGTGCGCAATACGAAATATTTCATTAATGGTATCTCGAGAATGTGGATCTTTCTCGAGCAACAGGATTAAGTCGTTCAATTCCTCCAAATGCTCACTGGATTCATCCAAAAAGGCAGATAAATACTCGCTCATATCCATCGCCATCAGCTCCGTTCTTTTGCTGCTCTTTATTGCTTTTGCCTTATTACGGCCATCTCCTCTAAGCGTTCAGGTATGACATCAAGCGGAAGAACCTCATCCACACCACCAGATTCTACCGCTGCCTTAGGCATCCCGTATATCACGCAGGTCTCGCTCGATTCCGCTATTACGTAACCTCCCTTTTGTCGAATTGCCTTTGCCCCTTCGGCCCCATCTCGCCCCATGCCCGTAAGTATTACACCTAAAGATGCTCCACCGACAGTGTCGGCCACGCTTAAAAACAAGAAATCCGCAGCGGGCTTAACCGAATGAAGTGGAGGCATGTCCGATAAACGAGATACCAACTGTCTCATCTTATTGTATTCTACTATAAGATGACTACCCCCTGGGGCAACTACCGCCATACCGGGCTTCAATGGTAAATTGTCGTATCCTTCTACTACCTCAAGTTTAGAGACCTCGTTTAATCTCTCCGCAAAGCTCTTGGTAAAGCCCTTGGGCATGTGCTGAACGATAACTATTGGTGCTATAGATGTAGTTTCTATTTTTTCTAATATTCTCTGTATAGCCCGAGGCCCTCCCGTAGACGCTGCAATAGCAACCAATTCCACTTGGCCTTTCCTTGTAATTGGTGCTTTTTTTACCTCTATCATCGGCAAGACAGCAACGCCTGTAAGCTTCTCAACCGCGACAGAAGCAGCAGCAATGACCTTTTCTCTGAGTTCTTGAGCTACTGTCTTCATGTCCAATGATATGGTACCCGAGGGCTTGGTCACGAAGTCGATCGCACCCAAAGCCAGAGCTTTTATGGTCGTTTCCGCTCCCTGACGCGTAAGGCTGCTTACCATGATGACGGGGGTGGGCTTAAGGCGCATTATTTCCCTCAAGGCAGCAAGCCCATCCATCTGCGGCATTTCGACGTCAAGCGTAACCACATCAGGTTGCAATTTAATAACTTTTTCAACTGCCTCTTTCCCATTTCTAGCCCTGTCTATTACTTTAATGTGGGGATCCTCTTCCAATAAATCGGAGATGACCTTGCGCATGAAAGCCGAATCATCGACGACTAATACCTTTATCTGCTTAATCATGAAGCCCGTCACCTGCATTTCTTAATTCTTTATCCCTTATGAATCTGATGAGCCTTTTTTCAACAAAGCGGGGATAACCTTCAAATTGCAACCCCATTTCGCGAAAAACTCCTTCATCTACAATACGAGCGATATTGGATATTAAAAAAATATTTTCACTGCTCAAGTTTACCCATAAATACACTCTATGGCCCACATCCAAGCCCATCTCTTTCATTTTCGTCCTCAATCTCATGCCGCCCAAACTAATGTCGACGCAGCTAGCTTTTTCCCAGCGACCAACCATAGGAAACATTTCCTCCAGTGAAAGCGGGAAGAACAAAATATCAACATTACACTGGACTCTGGCGTACCTTCGCCTTTGGATCTTGACGGGGTTTCCCGCAGGGACAAGCCACAATAACGAGACGTTGCCGCTCATGCTCCTGCGCAAGACCTTCATTGGAATCATCGTCGGCGGCTGTTTCTCGTACATCACCAGCTCTAAGATGGTATCCCTATATAATGGCACAAGCGCATTCTTAAAAAGTGGATGAGAGACAGCTACCAGATTATCTTTGACATCCTCGATCCTTGAAGGATAACTGCCCTTATATAAGCCCGATGTGACATTTATTACGACCTTAGAGCTGATTCTTTCTTCCAAGAGGATAGACAGCAACTTGTCCAATGACGTTCACCTCAATTGGAGTTGTCTCAAAAGTCGCATGCAAAAAGCCTTAATTCCTCTGCCAGTAGGAACCTCTTCAATCCCTTCTTCATTTTCTAGGTTAAAGATCTTTCGTGCAATCTGAATGACGCACTTTGAAGCTTCACAATTCGGGTCTGCGATGATAAAAGGTATTCCTATTTTCACGGCCTCCTCAACATGGGGATCTCTTAAGATATAACCAGCCATATTGAGATTTATGTCCAAAAAATCCCTTGCAGTGAATTGAAGCCTCGATGCAATCTCGAGGGCCTCTTTGTTTGATTTGGCCATATTGATTATAAGATGCACTTCCGGTGACGCAGCGGCACTCAGAGACACCGCCTTAAGCAAGCCGTAACAATCTCTGATTGCAGTGGGGTCAGGCGAGGTAACGAGGATCAATGAATCGGAGGCGATAGCAAATACCACTATGGAACGATGTATCCCCGCGCCCGTATCAATTAACAAGACATTGCCATATTCTTCCAAAGATGAAAACTCCTCGATCAATTTAACTTGTTTTGTCATATCTAGGTCTGCCATGTCCTGTAAACCTGTCCCTCCAGGCAATATGTACACGTTCTCCTGTACCGAGACAAGTATTTCCGACAGCTTCTTTTCACCGCTTATTACATGTCCTAGATGGTATTTCGGATACATCCCAAACATGACATCCACATTTGCAAGGCCAAGATCACCATCAAGCACTATTGTCCGAATTCCCATGCTTCCCAGGGCCAAAGCCAGGTTGACCGACAGGCTTGTTTTGCCAACCCCGCCCTTGCCGCTTGCTACCGTATAAGTCTTTATGCCACCGGCGATCTTTCTCTTTAAATTCCTTAATTCGAAGGCTTGATCTTTCTTTTTCATCGCATTAAACCCTTGTTTGTCTTAACGTCTCCAAGCCTAAAGCAAGCCTTGCAAGTCGAAGGGGTAAGGCCACTTCTATATCTCTCGGCACGTCTTGTCCTGTAGTAATGTATGATAAAGGTACTTTGTAGGTCTTGATCAACCTAAATAAACTTCCCAGCGAAGGGGCCTCATCCAACTTCGTAAATATGATAGCATTGTAAGGAACCACATTAAGCTTTTCCATGACATCTGCCATGGTAGGATAAGAAAGATTAGCCGCTATTAAAAGATGGACACAATCAGGACGCAGGGCCTCATAAACCTTGCGATACTCTTCCAGTCGTAGGAGATCGTTTTGGCTCCCTCCCGGGAGGTCTGCCAACACAATCTCGGCATCGTGATTACTTAAAGCCCTCTCCACGTCGCCGGCGTTCGAGACAACTTCCATGGGCACCTCCAGTATGCCTGCATATGTGCGCAATTGCTCCACTGCAGCTATGCGATAGGTATCGGCCCCAAGGAGCAAGACTTTTCTTTTATGCCAAAGGGCAAATATGGCTGCGAGCTTGGCTATGGTGGTGGTTTTGCCCACACCCGTAGGGCCTATGAACATGGCCCTTTTGCCACCTAAGGCTGAGATGAAATCCTTGCCCGTCACCAAGGTGTGATCGGCCAGAAATTCGTCGAGGGATTTATCCTCCTTGATGTTTGCATATTCCTTAACTATTTCCATAGCGATAAGGGGGTCGAAACCGCTTTGCATCAATCCTTCGTAAATGTTATCACTTCCAAGCGGGGCCAGGGTTTCAGGGGATTGCTTCTGATTATATCTATCCTTTTCTTCGATCGGCTTATGCGATAAAGCAACAGCCTCGTTGGATAATTCAAGGACATCTGAAAAGTTATTTGAGTCTTTATTTAATGCTACATCAAAGGAAGTAGTCGATGCGCCCTCAAGCAACTTCTGAAAGGCGATTAAGCGATCGCGCTTTCCTTGTTCAAGCTTTTCCTGTGCTTCATCGTCCTCCAAAATACCTGCAGTCACAATATATTTCCGTTTTTTAAACAACCCTAAAAATCCCCCACGTTTAACCGGGACGCTTGATAAGACGACGGCTTCGGGACCAAGCTTTTTTCTGGCCTTCTCAAAGGCCTCACTTTCCGCATCCACCTCATAAATTATCTGTTTGACGACCCGCATATCTATTCCACCATCCCTAAAGATCTGACCTTAGTGCCCGGTTCTATTTCATTATATGAAACAACATGTACATCAGGCAGCTTGTTTTCGATGATCTTTCTCACAATAAACCTAACATCAGGATGGACAAGCAGCACCGGAAACTTGCCTTCCATGGCCATTCTCTCGGCGGCCTTAGCGATAAGGGAAGTCATTGAGTTTAATTCCTTTGGGTCCATCTGCAGCTGCCAACCCTGCAGCAGGTCTCCCTTTAAGGACTCTCTAATTTTTTGCTCCCAGGTAGGCGAAAGCGTCATCACCGTGATCTGACCGTCATCTCCCTTAAACCTGTGCGTTATGTGCCTGGAAAGGGCTTCTCTCACCCTTTCCGTAAGGAAATCTACGTTTCTTGAAATGCGGGCGTTATCGGCCAAAGCTTCGAATATGGTAACTAAATCGCGTACGGGTATGGACTCGCGCAACAAATTTTGAAGGACTTTCTGGACCTCGCCCAAAGATATCACGGACATAAGCTCCTCTACCACGGCAGAATAGTTTTCTTTGACCATATCTATGAGCTTCTGCACGTCCTGTCTTGAAAGCAGGTCAGCGCCATATTTTTTAATTGTTTCCGACAGATGCGTGGCTAACACTGACGGAGCGTCAACTACGGTAAAGCCCAATTCTTCGGCCTTTTCGCGAATTTCGGGAGATATCCAAAAGGCCTTAAGCCCAAAGGTGGGTTCCGTGGTAGGAATACCCACAAGGGTCTCTTCTGTGCCCGATGTATTGATGGCCAAATAATGATCGGGGATCAGCTCTCCCTTTGCAATTTCCACTCCCCTTATCTTAATCACATATTCCGTAGGCTTTAATTGAATGTTGTCTCTTATCCTTATAGGTGGAACTATAAGCCCCAGGTCGAGCGCCATCTGCCGCCTTATGGTGCTTATGCGTTCAAGCATATCCCCGCCCTGAGAGGGGTCCACTAGGGGTATGAGGGCATAGCCTATCTCAAGCTCCATAGGCTCCACTGTCATGAGCGGCAACACGCTTTCAGGCGTAGCCTGTGGGGCCTTGGCTTGCTGCGGCGCCTGTTCCTTTGGCCTCTCCTCGATACGCTTTTTTTCCTTGATCATACGATAGCCCAAGAAGGCTAGAAGTCCTCCAATCGTGGCAAAGGGCAAAAAGGGAAGCCCCGGCACTATCGCCAAAAGAAAGAGCATTCCGGCGCTGATCAACAAAGGCTTATGGTTTGATACCAGCGAATTTATCAGGTCCATACCAAGGCTCGCTTCCCCTGCAGCCCGTGTCACTATAACACCCGTTGCAGTGGAAAAAATAAGGGCAGGTATCTGGGCAACCAATCCGTCTCCAACGGTCAAAAGGCCGTAAATCTGCAAGGCCTGCGATGCGGGAACGCCTCTCTGCAGGACTCCGATAGCAAGACCGCCCAATATATTTATGACGGTGATTATAAGCCCTGCTATCGCATCTCCTTTTACGAATTTAGATGCACCATCCATCGCTCCGTAGAAGTCAGCCTCTCGCTGTATGCGAGCACGCCTTTGTCTTGCTTCCGCCTCATCGATGAGCCCTGAGTTTAAATCTGCATCAATGGCCATCTGTTTGCCCGGCATGCCGTCGAGCGTAAATCTGGCAGCAACTTCAGCAACCCGTTCGGCTCCTTTGGTTATCACGATAAATTGGATGACAACCAATATCAAAAACACTACCGCACCCACTACGTAGTTTCCTCCTACCACGAAATTTCCAAAGGCCAACACCACTTCTCCGGCGTATCCGTTTAAAAGAATTAGTCTGGTCGTTGAGACGTTGAGGGCTAGCCTATAAAGCGTGGCCAACAGCAGTATGGTAGGAAAAGCCGCTATTTCCAGGGCCTCTTTGACGTAAAAGGTCGAAAGCAGGGTAACTACGGCAAAAGTTATATTTAAGGACAAAAGCACATCCAAAAGCCTCGTCGGCATTGGAATGATCATCATCCCGACTATCAGCACGACCAATACTGCCATTGTCACATCTGCGAAGCGCAATATTCTCTTTTTGTCCGAGGTCCCTTCCCTAGCTGTGCCCATATCTTCCTCCGACGCTGTAAGTCAGCGACCTTTTATGCTTCAATTTATAGACGAACACAAGAATCTCAGCAACTGCCTTGTATAGTTCCTCAGGGATTTTTTCGCCAATGTCGACGTTGTTGTATAGCACCCATGCCAAAGGTGGCCTTTCAATTATAGGCACGTTGTGTTTTTTTGCCTCTTCCCTAATTTTTCCGGCAATTATGCCCAACCCCTTAGCGATCACTACTGGTGCATCCATAAGCTTGCTGTCGTATTGAAGTGCAATGGCCACTCTCGTAGGGTTGGTTATGACGACATCGGCCTTCTTAACCTCCGACATCATCCTGCGCCTGGCCAACTCCCTCTGTCTTTGGCGAATCTTGCTCTTCAGTTGCGGATCTCCTTCCAACTGTTTATACTCTTCCTTTATCTCCTGCCTGCTCATCCTTATGGACTTCTCGAATTCCCATCTTTGGTATATATAATCAAACAACGCTATGACAAATAGCGATATTGCCAGCTTTATAGAAAGGTCGAATATCATTTTAAGCAAAACCCCCAGGCCACTTAGAAGAGGCATCTGCATGGTCAAAAGGAGCTTTTCCATGCTTCCCTTAAGTCCTGCGTAAAGTACCCAAGAAAGCACGGCAGCCTTAAGCAAGCCCTTTATCAGCTCCACCAGCGATCTTAATGACAAGACCTTTTTCAAGCCTGAAGCCGGATTCAGCCTGTCCCATTTTGGGGCCAAAGGCTTAGAAGTTACGAAAAATCCAACTTGCGCAAAGCTTATTCCAAGCACAGCCAAAGCAGACAGACACCCTATGGGCAACCACGTCTTAAGAAAAACGATCACGCTTTGGGCGCCTGCGCGAAAGATCCATTGACCAGTCAAAT is a window from the Acetomicrobium flavidum genome containing:
- a CDS encoding chemotaxis protein CheA, translating into MDMSEYLSAFLDESSEHLEELNDLILLLEKDPHSRDTINEIFRIAHTLKGMAAAMGYEGISTLTHALEDMLDLVRNDEYELKTEDIDLMFKCLDLLSAAIGKIREGGKEGELGDKLREVASGIKAAFNRDGKSIAKKVEPDAVDSLSSLELGWFDKARKQGMDVYKIFVKMAEDCALKSARVYLVITRLDEIGEIIKTVPSIEDLEKENFDDSFFVYLATKEPKHEVEKIISSIVDIDAFAVEIIESEPEELGAEEVANHKDEGGHDQVETKSQESALNGALSSIKKQQSTTVRVDIGRLDKLMNLVGELVIGRARIERLAAEAGLSEFEEPLLQLGRISTEIQEIVTKLRMVPVAYVFDRFPRMVRDLCKGLGKEAELFIEGSETELDRTLIDEIGDPMIHLLRNAIDHGIEPPQERIAKGKPRRGSITIAAYQEGNSVVIEVMDDGKGIDPKVVKKKAIEKGLITKEEADLMPDEDALALVCLPGFSTSDKVTDLSGRGVGMDVVKSKVESLGGQFYITSKVDEGTKVILKLPLTLAIVLALLIRIGDETYAISLENVEETLLVDKQDVKHVHGSLVTTVRGEILSLHNLKTLLNYPEVEQDGEEFPVVVVRAGASGKRRGLIVDELIGQQDIVIKPLGKLLSKVRGMAGATILGDGKVALILDVAGVGNW
- a CDS encoding protein-glutamate methylesterase/protein-glutamine glutaminase, which translates into the protein MIKQIKVLVVDDSAFMRKVISDLLEEDPHIKVIDRARNGKEAVEKVIKLQPDVVTLDVEMPQMDGLAALREIMRLKPTPVIMVSSLTRQGAETTIKALALGAIDFVTKPSGTISLDMKTVAQELREKVIAAASVAVEKLTGVAVLPMIEVKKAPITRKGQVELVAIAASTGGPRAIQRILEKIETTSIAPIVIVQHMPKGFTKSFAERLNEVSKLEVVEGYDNLPLKPGMAVVAPGGSHLIVEYNKMRQLVSRLSDMPPLHSVKPAADFLFLSVADTVGGASLGVILTGMGRDGAEGAKAIRQKGGYVIAESSETCVIYGMPKAAVESGGVDEVLPLDVIPERLEEMAVIRQKQ
- a CDS encoding flagellar brake protein yields the protein MDKLLSILLEERISSKVVINVTSGLYKGSYPSRIEDVKDNLVAVSHPLFKNALVPLYRDTILELVMYEKQPPTMIPMKVLRRSMSGNVSLLWLVPAGNPVKIQRRRYARVQCNVDILFFPLSLEEMFPMVGRWEKASCVDISLGGMRLRTKMKEMGLDVGHRVYLWVNLSSENIFLISNIARIVDEGVFREMGLQFEGYPRFVEKRLIRFIRDKELRNAGDGLHD
- a CDS encoding MinD/ParA family protein; its protein translation is MKKKDQAFELRNLKRKIAGGIKTYTVASGKGGVGKTSLSVNLALALGSMGIRTIVLDGDLGLANVDVMFGMYPKYHLGHVISGEKKLSEILVSVQENVYILPGGTGLQDMADLDMTKQVKLIEEFSSLEEYGNVLLIDTGAGIHRSIVVFAIASDSLILVTSPDPTAIRDCYGLLKAVSLSAAASPEVHLIINMAKSNKEALEIASRLQFTARDFLDINLNMAGYILRDPHVEEAVKIGIPFIIADPNCEASKCVIQIARKIFNLENEEGIEEVPTGRGIKAFCMRLLRQLQLR
- a CDS encoding flagellar biosynthesis protein FlhF — its product is MRVVKQIIYEVDAESEAFEKARKKLGPEAVVLSSVPVKRGGFLGLFKKRKYIVTAGILEDDEAQEKLEQGKRDRLIAFQKLLEGASTTSFDVALNKDSNNFSDVLELSNEAVALSHKPIEEKDRYNQKQSPETLAPLGSDNIYEGLMQSGFDPLIAMEIVKEYANIKEDKSLDEFLADHTLVTGKDFISALGGKRAMFIGPTGVGKTTTIAKLAAIFALWHKRKVLLLGADTYRIAAVEQLRTYAGILEVPMEVVSNAGDVERALSNHDAEIVLADLPGGSQNDLLRLEEYRKVYEALRPDCVHLLIAANLSYPTMADVMEKLNVVPYNAIIFTKLDEAPSLGSLFRLIKTYKVPLSYITTGQDVPRDIEVALPLRLARLALGLETLRQTRV
- the flhA gene encoding flagellar biosynthesis protein FlhA, with amino-acid sequence MGTAREGTSDKKRILRFADVTMAVLVVLIVGMMIIPMPTRLLDVLLSLNITFAVVTLLSTFYVKEALEIAAFPTILLLATLYRLALNVSTTRLILLNGYAGEVVLAFGNFVVGGNYVVGAVVFLILVVIQFIVITKGAERVAEVAARFTLDGMPGKQMAIDADLNSGLIDEAEARQRRARIQREADFYGAMDGASKFVKGDAIAGLIITVINILGGLAIGVLQRGVPASQALQIYGLLTVGDGLVAQIPALIFSTATGVIVTRAAGEASLGMDLINSLVSNHKPLLISAGMLFLLAIVPGLPFLPFATIGGLLAFLGYRMIKEKKRIEERPKEQAPQQAKAPQATPESVLPLMTVEPMELEIGYALIPLVDPSQGGDMLERISTIRRQMALDLGLIVPPIRIRDNIQLKPTEYVIKIRGVEIAKGELIPDHYLAINTSGTEETLVGIPTTEPTFGLKAFWISPEIREKAEELGFTVVDAPSVLATHLSETIKKYGADLLSRQDVQKLIDMVKENYSAVVEELMSVISLGEVQKVLQNLLRESIPVRDLVTIFEALADNARISRNVDFLTERVREALSRHITHRFKGDDGQITVMTLSPTWEQKIRESLKGDLLQGWQLQMDPKELNSMTSLIAKAAERMAMEGKFPVLLVHPDVRFIVRKIIENKLPDVHVVSYNEIEPGTKVRSLGMVE
- the flhB gene encoding flagellar biosynthesis protein FlhB; translation: MAVNDFLIFNIQLFAEERTEPATPRKRRKAREEGQAAKSVDLIASASVLVGIIGLFFLGGFIFYTLKDFFVFEFSHISDEVNLTGQWIFRAGAQSVIVFLKTWLPIGCLSALAVLGISFAQVGFFVTSKPLAPKWDRLNPASGLKKVLSLRSLVELIKGLLKAAVLSWVLYAGLKGSMEKLLLTMQMPLLSGLGVLLKMIFDLSIKLAISLFVIALFDYIYQRWEFEKSIRMSRQEIKEEYKQLEGDPQLKSKIRQRQRELARRRMMSEVKKADVVITNPTRVAIALQYDSKLMDAPVVIAKGLGIIAGKIREEAKKHNVPIIERPPLAWVLYNNVDIGEKIPEELYKAVAEILVFVYKLKHKRSLTYSVGGRYGHS